The genomic region GCAGATGAACATATTGCTGACTGATAACTTTTATTGTTTGTATTCATTCAGAGGAATTatgggcatgtttttttttttcttcttctgaaagaaaatggaatgttTGTAAATGTTTCACCCACTTGCTCTCCCCTGGTACTAAGAAGAGTCAGGTCATGTTCCAAAAAGATGTGAACAGTAAATTCACATCCTGAGATGTAGAAGAGACACTAGGTAGTAGTTTTCACCTTGGTTTTTAGATGCCCAGGCCACAAGCTAGGTCAACGCCATCAAGATTTCTGAGAATCAGGCCAAAGCTCTCAAGAAGATTCCAATGTACACCAAGGTTGAGAATCATTGATCTAGGGAAATGGTCTTTGCTCAGACCATTCCCCCACCAGACTGTCCTTCCCTTCACCCTTCAACTCTCCCCTTTGATTTGGGTTCAAACATCACCTCTTTGGGGAAGCCATTTTGGATCCTCACACTGCATCATGCTCACCTCAGAAACAATTTCACAGTTCCCTATGCTTTTCCTGCATTGCACTTATCTCTGTGACTCCATACACCGTGAGACCATATGACCAAGGTCTGTCTCCCCCCATGGAATGTAAGATCCATGAGGACAGGCTTGATGCCTGTTTTTCTTCacaagtgcctgacacatagtgggGGCATGATTGAATGGATGTATGCAGACTGGAGAGAAAAGGACTTTGGAAAAGGCTAGAATCATACCCTGGTTGGcaacagaaagagaggaaaagagaagaaaagatggggaccgcaaaaggaaataaatgtgttCCTCTCCCTGGAGAATTAGGGGGAGGTTGGAGACCAGCCAGTCATTGGTTTCAGTCGCAGGGCGTCTGGGGCAGCCAGCCGCTGGGGATCCAGAAGAGCAGGAAATAAAATGACCTCAGGGGAGAGGTCTGGTCAGGACCCcagggagcagctgcagctggagAAGGAGACACCAGTGGAAAGACCCCACACCCTGAGCCTTCCCGAGCTGGTTGACAGACATGTCCAAGATCAGAAATGTTGCCAGCATGAAGGAAAGGGAAGTTTGCCAACTTCTTATACCAAATTATGGTTGTTTGTTCtaacaaaaaatatgaatataattcTGTGGGAAGAGTTCCAGTCTTGTGTTTTAATATTTCAGTCttgtgttttaatattttcaaaagagctgagagagatgGGGACTTTGCCCAGGATATTCTGGGTAATTAGGAACCTGGCGAATTGAAGTGGGAATGCTCTGGAACCAAGGGAGGGAGAGTTTTATTGGAGGAGTCTTCTAGAAGATTCCTCCTCCAAACCATGACCTCAGAGAGATTCAGGAGTTAGTCCCATTATCCTGCTAGTTAGTGGTGAGGCTGAGATTTTAATTCATGTTTGACTTAACACTATATCATTCCAGAGACAAGCGTCCAAGAATATTGATGCTCGCAGGAAGCTGGTAATTCCCAGGTACCACTTTGATTCACTTATACTGTCTGGGTGCAGAAAAGACTCAgccaaatttttaatttgattattgCAAATTACATCCTAAAGGCATTTTGACTTTATTTCCCACCACCCCCGGCCCCAGCCCCTCTTTCCCTGCAATTTGGGTAATTAAACAGCTCCCCCACCCCGCCCCTTCTCTCCCAGCACCTTCTGGCCCTCCACTGCTGGGCTGCAGAACCAGAGGTAGCCTCTGACAGGACACGGCAGGGAGCCTGTTTCCTTCCCTGCTGCTTCCTCCCGGTTGCTAGAGGGCATCTGCTACCCCTGCCTGTTCTCTGCCAGACAGCCCTGATAGGTACAGAACCTAAACTTGCTCACCTTGGCCCCTCTGAGCTCATCCCATGGCCTGGTCCCATCACTGTTCCCTGCAGCCAGAGGATCCGGCTCTCTATCTTTGCCCAAGGAGCCTCCCTCTTGCCATCGGCTGCTGTGGTGGGAGCAGGTCAGGGGAGGGGAAGCAGGGAGAAGGTGGAagaacctggatgaatctccatGTTCCCCTGCTCCTAGTCAGCTCCTACACAGGTTGTGTGGCTAAGTGGAACGGGCCCCGGACCAGCAGTCACAGATTCTGGACCAGGAGTGGCCAGCAGTCAGCTCTGCAACCTTGGGGAGGTCATGTCTCTTTTGGGACTGAAGGTTCTTATCCACAGAGTGGGGGTTGGAGTAGACCAAGGGGCTTTAACTTGTGGTCTACAGGCCCCAAAATGGCCCTGAAACTCTGTGAAATTGTGTGCAGGCTCTTGGGTCTAGatatacacttttttttcctgagagtAGGTTTGGGATTTTTATTAGAATCTTAAAGGTAGTCTCAGGAATCCCTTTCAGTGCCTGTTCTGACTTTTGATTATCTGTATTGTCCCAGGcacagggcaggtctcttttaaCCTCACCTCTCCCACCTGTCCCCTGCCCCCTCTAAACTTTTCCAAGAGCAGGACAGTTGCCCGATTCTGCTTCTTTCCCTGCTCCTCACCCCCTCACTTTGAGAGGCTCCTTAGAAAGAAGTGACCCAAAGGAAGACACAGGGAGGGGACATCATCCAAAGCAATGGTCCACATTCCACTTGACTCTCTGGCAATGACCCAGGTAGGACTGACTGAGAGTGCAAGCCGATGTCACCTGTGCCTGTGAGCACTTGCCAGGTGccagcccaccccacccaccaGGTGTCATGGGGAGATTCAAAGCTGACTCAGCTACAGAGACTGTCCTCAAGGAACTTGTGGTCTCACAGGGAGATGGAACACATCTGCAGGTAACAGCCATGGAGGGGCTATAAAATATAAGCAACGTGAGACTGGGCTTCATGGGAGGGAGACCCACCGGCTTACAGGGCCAAGGAAGCCCTTATTGACAAGAGGGCTTTGAAGGAAGGAGGGGATTTTGTTGGATGGGGCAGTTGATGCCAGGAAGGTCATTTTGGCCTAAAGGAATAACACAGCCATGTGGACTCAGGGAGACCACAGGAATATGCTTCAGCTTGGTAGAGACCAGGGCATCTGCTGGAGGGCAGTGGACAGTGAGGCTGGGGTCTGGCAGGGTGGCAGTAGGGGATGTGGAGGGAAAGAGGAGGCCAGTACACCAGGTTGGATGAGGAGGAGCTGGAGGGCCAAGGAGAGGAAAAAGGGCTATGCTAGGGCTGCTAAAGGGATGGGTTCAATACACAGGAGACTGGCAAGAGAAAACAATGGGCATCTGAGTGAGCTGCTGACAGACCCCAGGCCCTACCTTCCTCACCTCAGGTCCCAAGATGGAATTGGAATTCAGGTCAAATGAGGGCTTtgttgtggggggtggggtggggtggggagtggtggtCTTTACCAATAGATAAAAACCATAAGACCACTCAGGTCTCAGGTGTTTGCTAAGGATCTCCCTATGCATCCCTTCACCCTGGGTTCCCTGACTCCTCCTTGTTGTAAGCTCCTAAGCACCCCAAGAGCCAAGAGAGTCCCTGTCCAAAGGCAAAGCCCAGGCTTCAGCTCATGGTCACGGGCTCCAGGGAAACATCGTGCATGCAGAGCCACGGAGGGTGAGGACTAGTTGGAAGGACCCCATCTGGATCATCCAGCCGACTCTCGTAAACAGACATATGGACATGTGGCCTGAGCACCATCTCACATCTAGTTCCCTTAAAAAATGGGAGCCCCGCCGTAGCCACCGCTGAGCCCGCCGCCACCGCCTCTGAGCAGAAGATGGCTGTGCCTCCAACATATGTTGATCTTGGGAAATCTGCCAGGGATGTTTTCACCAAGGGCTATGGATTTGGCTTAATAAAGCTCgatttgaaaacaaaatctgAGAATGGTTTGGAATTTACAAGCTCAGGCTCAGCCAACACTGAGACCACCAAAGTGACGGGCAGTCTGGAAACCAAGTACAGATGGACAGAATATGGTCTGACATTTACAGAGAAATGGAACACTGACAACATACTAGGCACCGAGATTACCGTGGAAGATCAGCTCGCACGTGGACTGAAGCTGACCTTTGATTCATCCTTCTCACCtaacactggggaaaaaaatgctaAACTCAAGACAGGTTACAAGCGGGAGCACATTAACCTGGGCTGCGACGTGGATTTTGACATTGCCGGGCCTTCAATCCGGGGTGCTCTGGTACTGGGTTATgagggctggctggctggctacCAGATGAATTTTGAGACTGCAAAGTCACGAGTGACACAGAGCAATTTTGCAGTTGGCTACAAGACTGATGAATTCCAGCTTCACACTAATGTGAATGACGGGACGGAGTTTGGTGGCTCCATTTACCAGAAGGTGAACAAGAAGTTGGAGACTGCAGTCAATCTCGCCTGGACAGCCGGAAACAGTAACACTCGTTTTGGAATAGCAGCCAAGTACCAGATCGACCCTGATGCGTGCTTCTCGGCTAAAGTGAACAACTCCAGCCTGATAGGTTTAGGATACACTCAGACCCTAAAGCCAGGTATCAAACTGACGCTGTCAGCTCTGCTGGATGGCAAGAACGTCAATGCTGGTGGCCACAAGCTTGGTCTAGGACTGGAATTTCAAGCATAAATGAATACTGTacaatcatttaattttaaactattttgcaGCATAGCTACCTTCAGAATTTAGTGTACCTTTTAATGTTGTATGTCTGGGATGCAAGTATTGCTAAATATCATGTTAGACCTCCAGGTTTAAAGATGATTCAGCTTTAAAGTGTTACCCTTTCAGAGGTACAGAAGAAACCCAATTCCAAAAATGGTCCTTTAAGCTGTAGACTATGGGGGGAATTTAGTGGTCCCTCTAGAGATGTCAGGTTTCTTTTTTATCTAGAAATGGCTGCAAGTGGAAGCTGATAATGTGTAGGCACTTTGTAAATTcctattgaataaatgaatgaaattgtgATTTCCCGAGAATTGAACCTAGGTTTCCTAACCCCAGTTGTGGAGAGGCTCGTTGCTTAATGGTGTGTACAAACTCATTTCCAAGGGACTTTTTTAGACAGATCTTCATGACATGTTTTCACCCCAGTCCATCACCTCTTTTTACACCAAAAGTAGTCTGCAGGGCATGGTAGCTGTTTCTTTTGTGCCATTTTGGGGTGGAGAGGGTGGACGTGATAAAGCCAATAATTCAGGACTTAATTCCCTCTCGTGCTGTGGTTTTGTGCCCTTGCACCACTAATAAATAGCTTCCAGAAGCTCCAGCTGCAAGCTGGCAAAAGTCTCTGTGACTGTAATCACATGGTGACAACACTCAGAATCTAAATTGGACTTCTGTTGTATTCTCATCactcaatttattttttagcaGTTTAGTGGATACATTTTAGAGTCTTCCATTTTGTGTGGAATTAGACCATCCCTTTCAAATGCTGTAATTAACATCacttaaaataaaacttgaataaaatattgaaacctcaaaaaaaaaaaaaaatgggaataggTGTGGCAAGATAACATCTTGATATACTAATTGGCGTTTGTTCTCCCAGTATTTCCTCCCTCACTGATTAAGGAGGTAGCCAGACTGTACTTTCTTGCCCTTGCTGATTATAGGTACCATCTGAAGACAACCTTGCTTTTCTGCCTTTTGTTCTCAGAAGAGCAAAGTTCCTAAGAAGGGTGGCAATGTAGGATGAGtatggtggtggggggaggtgcACAAAAGATGGAAGAGGAGGGATTACCCCAGTTGTGGAGAGGAATCCTGCAAGTAACAGAGATGCCCTGTATCCTGGGAAAGGGAAAAGGTCTCAGAAGGAATGGTTGTGTTCCTTGGGAGGTCAAACCATAGGGACCAGGATTTCCCAGCCTTGGAAATGTTCTGGTGCCCAAGCATGGCAGTGGTTGGGGACAGTGGTTACCAGACATCCAGAAACCATAGTATTTCAGAGCTAAAGAGGGTGGATCAAAGGCTAGAGGGACCTCCCctgatgttttttctttcataattctcCAGGGTCTTCGTCCAATCCTTTTGTGGCTGTTGGAGGAGTGGAGTCAACTTTAATTTGGTTTAAAGGATCTAACAAAATATGACATCTCTTGCCCAACCTGGTTGCAAATATATTCccataaacacagaaaaaaaagtgCACTGTAGAATTCttaaatgtcttcattttcttaagagaaaatttggaataaaaattgttttgattCATTTTACATAACCGAGGATGAAAAAGTCTTGCACAATAAGTGAATAGGCCTCTTAGACCTAGAGATACTATGTTGATAGGGATGATGTGCTACGAAAGGCTTTACTTTAGGCTGACAAGGGAACAAACTAAACAAATGGCTTAGCTCAAACCCTTTAAACAAGGTAAAGCAAAGATAGCAGTAAGTCACGTATAACTATCCCCTCTTCAAGTGGTAGgcttttgatttcctttttatggTTCCTTTCTATATTCATTGCAAATAAATAAGAGTTCTTTCATAAAACAGTGGAAGATAGAAAAATTTGCAATTTCATCTTTACTTCTAGGTTTAAAAGAATTGCTTGGAGCCATGATACatgcattgtttttgtttttgtttttgttttgtagtttAGAAAAAATATGAGTTGATGAAATATGTGTCTATTATTTTTCCTGTAAAGTATAAGTGACATGGCCactgcattttttcttttcctttcctctatttGTTCTCCAGAATTCTAAAATAAAGCCAGAATGACATTCATCCTGTTGTGTAAAAGCTGAATGAGCCAAATTGTGGAGAAATTATTAAGAAATTAAAGTGCCTCTGGCAGTTTCTAACTCTAAATACAAGGCAGGGCTCTGTTGGCATCTTATTGAGCCCTCTCTGGGGAGGCTAGCCAGAAGTGTGATGTAGATCAAGTGAAGCAGTATAGCTCTTACCTGTGGCTGGGGGGCCCAAGGGACCTGGGGGGCCTGGAGGACCAGGTTGACCAGAAGGCCCAGGCTGGCCTGGTGGGCCCATAACTCCACTATCTCCCTTCTGCCCCTGACAGAGAAAAAGGCAGAGCCTGTTACCACAGCATGACTGGGCAAGCTTCCTTCCCCATTTGTCTAAATCAAGAACTACCCTGAATTTTGGAGTTTAAGGCAAATGACATTTGAGATGAGATAGTGATAGCTGGTTGCAAGTTTGCAGACTTTGTTGCTCTGTCCTGGAATCACATTGCATGACAGCTGAGAGGAACCACTCCAATCCGCTCCCTTCACTGGGCAGATGAGGAAATCGAGGCTCAGGAAAGAGAAGGGCCTTGTGCAGGCCATCTAGCCTCAAAGTGGCGGAGTTAGGCCTAGAACTCAGGTCTTCTGCCTGCTCATTAGAATCATTTCTATTTCACCACAACGGCTGTGCCCACTCAATGCCTTTCCATTGCTCCTGGGACAAAGACCCAGTTCCTCACTTCAGCCCATGAGACGCAAGCTCCAAGTCAGGGTtgaatctttctttttctccttcctttaccAGATCAAATGATGGTGCAAGAAGAAGCTGAAAACACAAAGGGAGTCAGCTTTGTTGAGCCAGATCAAAAGAGGAGGGTTTTTATCTTGGCCACGTGACCTCTGGTAATTCATGTCATCTctttgtgcctcaattttctcatctgtaataatAATTGGGCTAGTAAATATTCATTCCACATAGCTTTGTTGTGAGGCTAAGAAATATCTCAGGGGTGAAAAAGGGCTCTGCACAGAACAAAGGGCTATATAGGGCAAGCTTATTATCACAGGGACTggcttggttccttttttttcatgtgtttgggTAAGTCCTGATTCCTTCTAGAGAGACACACGTACAACTACAGCT from Choloepus didactylus isolate mChoDid1 chromosome 1, mChoDid1.pri, whole genome shotgun sequence harbors:
- the LOC119541367 gene encoding voltage-dependent anion-selective channel protein 1-like; this encodes MAVPPTYVDLGKSARDVFTKGYGFGLIKLDLKTKSENGLEFTSSGSANTETTKVTGSLETKYRWTEYGLTFTEKWNTDNILGTEITVEDQLARGLKLTFDSSFSPNTGEKNAKLKTGYKREHINLGCDVDFDIAGPSIRGALVLGYEGWLAGYQMNFETAKSRVTQSNFAVGYKTDEFQLHTNVNDGTEFGGSIYQKVNKKLETAVNLAWTAGNSNTRFGIAAKYQIDPDACFSAKVNNSSLIGLGYTQTLKPGIKLTLSALLDGKNVNAGGHKLGLGLEFQA